In Candidatus Woesearchaeota archaeon, the DNA window TAAAGAAGTTAAAAAATTTAAGACTAATGAATTTGATAATATTATTCTTGATGCCGGCACAGTGCATCAATCCGGAGACTTTTTCTCAACAAATAACTACAAAGAAGTTTACAGAGTGTTAAAACCTAATGGGAAACTTTTTCATTACCTGCCCCAATCAGGAATAATGCGAGGACGTGATTACATCGGCGAGATTATCAAACGTCTTAAAACGCTTGATTTCAAAAATATAACGAGAGATGATGAAAGTTCCAGTATTGAAGCTGAAAAATAATTAACCAGAAATGACACGAGGCATCACTATCGAACCGGAAAATCCGGAAAGAATTGAGGCGTCACCTGGATAGTTCCCGAACTATTGTACATTTCTAAACTATATTTAGTTACCCAACAAATATTTTGATTACAACTAAAAACTTGTTTCCATGAATTAACAAGTAAATCCAATTCATCTGACTTTACTAAACTAACTAAACTATAATTTACAAATGGATTCATTTGTTGCAGACAGTCTTGTTCAGATTCACATTTTAATTTGTTGCCATCTATCTTAATTTGCTCATATGAAGTTTCAACACATTTCAGATTATCATTCTCATCAGTACTACGTTGAGAATAACTTTTATCTATTTGACTAACATATAAAATACAATCCTCATTTGTAGAACATAAATGAGACAATGCTAACTTTTTGCTTCCATCAGTTCTTAAACATTCCTTGACTGATATTTCAGAAGGAACATCTGATTCAGTAGGAACATCTGAACTAGAACAACCGACTATAAATATAAACATAAAGACCAAAAATAGGAGTAGAATATTTTTCATAAAAATATGAGACAAATTAATATATAAAACTATCGTTTTGCCACTGCCAATCTACGAAATTGACTATAATAGGATTATCATAAACTAGGTTTATATTATAATTTTGGATGCACAACCAAACTAACAAAAGCTATACACATACCATTTAGATAAGTAGAAACCTTTTTAAACTTTAAATCTATATTTTACTTAAAGAGAGGTAATAATTAGATGAGTCTACAAATTTGGGCGATAAATGTTTTTTCAGCCATTGCAATTGTTATTGGTGGTTGGGGAATGCTTACTCATGTATTTCCGCGAATAGAAGAAATTCTTAAACCAATTATTAAAGATAAAGTATCATTAAAATCATTTATGGGACTTTTGAATATTATTATTTTATGGATAGTTGCCCAAGGAATAATCAATTACTTATTAAAAATAAATAACCCCGTATTAAACTTCATAGAAGTATTCACGCCAGCTTTAGATATATTTTTAGAGTTCTTACCTTACTTGAAATGGGTCATATTGGGCTGGTTCATTATAATCGCATTCAAAAAAAGATAAATAGATGCCTGAAACACAAGAATAAAGTTATGCCCAAAAAAACAAAATTCTTCGCAAACAATTAAACTTCAAAATCTTTATTCAAAAAAAATAATTTTATTTCCAACAACTAATCGTTCTGAATAAATAGTCCCCGCTGAAAACTCAACAACATATTTAGCTTTGTTTTTAGGATTATAATAACTGAAAGGTTTCAGATTTTCAACCAATTCAACAATATTATGCCTGGAATCAAGATAAACAACATCTATCGGAAAAAAAACAAACCACATATGTAAAGGAACGCGTTGTTCTTCATCAAATACAAACACCATAATAGCAGGTTTAAACCTAAACATTTGTCCTATACCTTTGGATATTAAATCTCGGCAAAAGATTGGATCTTCAAGTCTCATAATTATTATTAATAAATCCTATATTATATAACTTTCTGTAAAGAAAACCTTTTATACCTGTTAAGACTATAAATTTTAGGTGATACCAAATGAGAGATGAAAATTATTCAGAAGACGATCCCAAACCTGAAGATCAGGAAATGAGCGAAGATGAAAAAGAAGAACTTGAAATGGATATGGATGAGAAAGATGAAGATATTTATGAAGATGAAGGTTCAACTAAACTTGAAGAAGATGGCGTAATCGATCCTGCTGAAGAAGGTTTCATGAAAGGAGCTGCGCATGACGGCGAAGATGCGAAATGCCGCGAATGCGGAGAAATATTAGTAGATGACCATCTTGAAAAAGAAATTAATGGCAAGGTAATGCGGTTTTGTTGTGATTCTTGCTTGGAAAAATACGAAGAAAAACACCAAGAAGAAACAGACGAATAATTCAGGTTATTTTTTCAGATATTGAATACCCTGATGCTCTGCTCCAAATAAGATTTTATTTTTTTACTTGTTTTATCGTATATTGGGCAATTTTTCTAGCTATATTTTTTCCAGTCGCTTTTTCTAACCCTTCAAAGCCCGGATGCTGATTCACTTCAATTACTTGATTGCCGGTTTTACCTTTCATGATATCAACACCGCAAATATCAGCTTCTACTGCTTTTGCAGACTTTAAGGCCATTTCAATTAAATCAGAATCAGGTTTCATAACTTCAACTTTATTACCTAACGAAAAATTAGTTTTCCAGCCATGCACAGAAATTCTTTTCATGGCCCCAATAACTTCATTGCCTAAAACAAATAACCTGTAATCTTCATTTTTTTCATGGGGAATATATTCTTGTAAATAAATTAACCTTCCAACCTTGCTCATTGTCGATATCCAATCCTCAGCTTCTATACTTGAATTGATAAGCGCAACACCAGAACCCTTGCCTCCGTGTAAAAGTTTAAAAATTACAGGGTTTTCTAATTTTTTTACTGCTCTTAAAATGCCCGCAGAAGATGATGCAAGATAAGCTCTTGGTTGGGGGATATTATTTTTACTTAATAATAACGACGTCAGATATTTATTTTGACAATTTTTTATAGCTCTATAACTATTAATAGTGGGAATACCCATAGCTTCTAATTGTCTCATAGTAATTAAACCAAATCTATAATGACCAGTACTAAACCGGGGAAGCACCACATCCAATTCATCCAGTTTAACTTTATCTTGAAACCCGGAAAGTTTACCATCAATTGAAAGACACAACTTTCCCAAATTTAATTTTACTACTTTCAGATTCATTCTTTTAAATTCCTCAAGAATCCTCTTCCGAGCATGTTCATGAAATTTAATCCCAAGTAATCCTATTTCTATACCCATACCCAAATTCAAGTTTTATATGTTTATAAATATTTAGTAAAATATATGAGCATAGCTAATGCCATTCAATTCAATTAACTACAATTAGATTAACATAAACTTTATTGAGATTATAATTCAGAATGCCTAACTTAACTGGCAACAGCGAACAGATAAAGTAAAACCATAGTTTTATATAATAAAATGATTAAAAATAATATATGGTTGAAATTTCTGAACGTGAAGAAGAACTGCCCGAAGCGGTTATTGGCAAACTTCTTAAAATTGCTGCCGAAGATAAAAGTATCGCTTCACTTGGTCCTGGCGAACCTGACTTTTCACTCCCAAAACCATTAGTTAATTATATTCCGCAATTAAAAAATAAAGTTAACCATTACTCGCCACCGGCAGGTAGAAGTGATTTAAGAGAAGCGATTGCTAAAAAAGTTAGAAAAGAAAACAAGATAAAAGCTTCACCAGAAAATGTAGTAGTCACGGCCGGAAGCCAAGAAGCTTTAATGCTGGCTTCAATGTGCACTCTTGACGTATCTGACCAAGTAATACTTCCAACACCCGCATTTATGGGTTATCAGCCAATGTTCGATTTAATCAATGCGCAAGTTGTGCCTATACAGCTTAAAGAAGAATTAAAATTTGAACTAAGCCCTGACGACCTCAAAAAACACATTGATAAAAAGAAAACTAAAGTTTTACTTATTAACAGCCCTTCAAATCCTACCGGTAACGTAATAAGGAAAAAAGTTTTAGAAGAAATTTCAGACATTGCAGTTGAA includes these proteins:
- a CDS encoding methyltransferase domain-containing protein codes for the protein MPFIEKIKKLKLNGKILDSGTGLGYTAIAASQHAKQVITIEWDPNVIEIAKLNPYSEELFTKGNIKQINADFTKEVKKFKTNEFDNIILDAGTVHQSGDFFSTNNYKEVYRVLKPNGKLFHYLPQSGIMRGRDYIGEIIKRLKTLDFKNITRDDESSSIEAEK
- a CDS encoding DUF192 domain-containing protein, which translates into the protein MRLEDPIFCRDLISKGIGQMFRFKPAIMVFVFDEEQRVPLHMWFVFFPIDVVYLDSRHNIVELVENLKPFSYYNPKNKAKYVVEFSAGTIYSERLVVGNKIIFFE
- a CDS encoding RimK family alpha-L-glutamate ligase, coding for MGIEIGLLGIKFHEHARKRILEEFKRMNLKVVKLNLGKLCLSIDGKLSGFQDKVKLDELDVVLPRFSTGHYRFGLITMRQLEAMGIPTINSYRAIKNCQNKYLTSLLLSKNNIPQPRAYLASSSAGILRAVKKLENPVIFKLLHGGKGSGVALINSSIEAEDWISTMSKVGRLIYLQEYIPHEKNEDYRLFVLGNEVIGAMKRISVHGWKTNFSLGNKVEVMKPDSDLIEMALKSAKAVEADICGVDIMKGKTGNQVIEVNQHPGFEGLEKATGKNIARKIAQYTIKQVKK